The following coding sequences lie in one Phalacrocorax carbo chromosome 3, bPhaCar2.1, whole genome shotgun sequence genomic window:
- the PLN gene encoding cardiac phospholamban, giving the protein MEKVQYITRSALRRASTIEVNPQARQRLQELFVNFCLILICLLLICIIVMLL; this is encoded by the coding sequence ATGGAGAAGGTCCAATACATAACCCGCTCTGCCCTGAGGAGAGCCTCAACTATTGAGGTCAACCCACAAGCACGCCAAAGGCTCCAAGAGCTCTTTGTGAATTTCTGCCTGATTTTAATTTGCCTCTTGCTGATCTGTATCATTGTGATGCTCCTCTGA